A stretch of Brassica rapa cultivar Chiifu-401-42 chromosome A08, CAAS_Brap_v3.01, whole genome shotgun sequence DNA encodes these proteins:
- the LOC103833434 gene encoding trimethylguanosine synthase isoform X2 — protein sequence MARKRKRSLLEQVINSPAEKEESTSPKLTKYWLQRYNLFSRYDEGIEMDEEGWYSVTPEEIAVKQAERCRGKVVIDCFSGVGGNTIQFAKVCSSVIAIDIDPVKVEMAINNALVYGVDDRVDYVVGDFIHLAPSLKGDVLFLSPPWGGPMYNKVETYTLDMLQPKDGYKLFQIAQTITPNIIMFLPRNVDLAQLEELAWLSSPPLTLEIEENCVGGRIKGITAYFSCCAV from the exons ATGGCCAGGAAACGAAAACGATCGCTCTTGGAGCAAG TGATAAACTCACCGGCAGAGAAAGAAGAAAGTACGAGTCCTAAGCTCACCAAGTACTGGCTCCAACGTTACAACCTCTTCTCTCGATACGACGAAGGTATCGAGATGGACGAAGAAGGATGGTACTCTGTAACCCCCGAGGAAATCGCAGTCAAACAAGCAGAGAGATGCCGCGGGAAAGTGGTAATCGATTGTTTCTCAGGCGTTGGTGGCAACACAATCCAATTTGCTAAAGT ATGTTCTTCCGTAATTGCTATAGACATTGATCCTGTGAAGGTCGAAATGGCTATTAACAACGCATTGGTTTATGGGGTTGATGACCGTGTTGATTATGTCGTTGGTGATTTCATTCACTTAGCTCCATCTCTCAAA GGAGATGTATTGTTTCTTTCACCACCATGGGGAGGACCAATGTATAACAAAGTTGAGACTTACACACTGGACATGCTCCAACCAAAAGACGG GTACAAACTGTTTCAGATTGCTCAAACCATTACGCCTAACATCATAATGTTTCTACCGCGAAATGTCGATTTAGCACAATTGGAAGAACTTGCTTGGCTCTCCTCGCCTCCTCTAACTCTTGAG ATAGAAGAAAACTGTGTTGGAGGAAGAATTAAAGGCATAACGGCTTATTTTAGTTGCTGTGCGGTTTAG
- the LOC103833433 gene encoding F-actin-monooxygenase MICAL3-like isoform X1 has protein sequence MFSYNRRHWSTKQDIRQICTAKPLRSKHKMKKNNKRKLMLNSVTVIKKEKHQKSMKGIHLRKNKKNKWKLIQKLKSPCKLKGRNEEEEVSHHNTVLEQEHKKNKEKRKDEAYEKAKEKFQDEDGSKLDKLIQMLYDLNKQVEVIENVLGVADGYESPCNYDDTKGAPNDENEEEEISGGKRNATDDENDEEEISDTQQLTEVNILRENENT, from the exons ATGTTTTCTTACAACAGAAGACATTGGTCGACAAAGCAGGACATAAGACAAATATGTACAGCAAAACCTCTAAG gAGCAAACAcaagatgaagaagaacaaCAAACGGAAGTTGATGCTGAATTCGGTGACGGTGATAAAGAAAGAGAAACATCAAAAATCAATGAA GGGCATACACTTGAGGAAGAATAAGAAGAACAAATGGAAGCTGATACAGAAGTTGAAGAGTCCGTGCAAGTTGAAAGGCAGaaatgaagaagaggaagtaaG CCATCATAATACTGTTTTGGAACAAGAgcataagaaaaataaagagaaaagaaaagatgaaGCGTATGAGAAAGCTAAGGAGAAATTTCAAGATGAAGATGGTTCCAAACTCGATAAGTTAATCCAAATGCTTTATGATTTGAATAAACAAGTAGAAGTAATCGAGAATGtcttaggagtg GCAGACGGTTATGAGAGTCCATGCAACTATGATGATACAAAAGGTGCACCAAatgatgaaaatgaagaagaagaaatttcTGGTGGTAAAAGAAATGCAACAGATGATGaaaatgatgaagaagaaatttCTGATACACAGCAACTAACGGAAGTGAATATTCTTAGGGAAAATGAGAATACATAG
- the LOC103833437 gene encoding uncharacterized protein LOC103833437, whose protein sequence is MELASFVGRALFVSVFLLSAWQEFDGFGDDGGRAAKSLRPKFNAFVSHVTTHTGQQLPPVDMKILVAAAIALKGIGGLFFVFGSSLGAYLLLLHQAVATPILYDFYNYDVDKKEFSQLFSKFTQSLALLGALLFFIGMKNSRRHGRQLRKKAPKAKAN, encoded by the exons ATGGAGTTGGCTTCCTTCGTCGGTAGAGCTCTGTTCGTTTCCGTATTCCTTCTCTCCGCATGGCAAGA GTTCGATGGTTTTGGCGATGATGGAGGTCGAGCAGCTAAATCTTTGAGACCAAAGTTCAATGCTTTTGTTAGCCACGTGACTACTCATACCGGCCAGCAATTGCCACCAGTTGAT ATGAAGATTCTTGTTGCTGCTGCTATAGCCTTGAAGGGCATTGGTGGACTTTTTTTCGTCTTTGGCAGCTCTTTGGGTGCTTATCTCTTG CTTCTGCATCAAGCCGTTGCCACCCCGATTCTGTATGATTTCTACAACTACGATGTTGACAAAAAGGAATTCAGCCAACTGTTTTCCAAGTTTACTCAG AGCTTGGCACTCCTTGGGGCACTACTCTTCTTCATTGGAATGAAGAATTCGAGGAGACATGGTAGGCAACTCCGGAAGAAGGCTCCGAAAGCTAAAGCAAACTGA
- the LOC103833434 gene encoding trimethylguanosine synthase isoform X1, translating into MARKRKRSLLEQGNSRRCSILINSPAEKEESTSPKLTKYWLQRYNLFSRYDEGIEMDEEGWYSVTPEEIAVKQAERCRGKVVIDCFSGVGGNTIQFAKVCSSVIAIDIDPVKVEMAINNALVYGVDDRVDYVVGDFIHLAPSLKGDVLFLSPPWGGPMYNKVETYTLDMLQPKDGYKLFQIAQTITPNIIMFLPRNVDLAQLEELAWLSSPPLTLEIEENCVGGRIKGITAYFSCCAV; encoded by the exons ATGGCCAGGAAACGAAAACGATCGCTCTTGGAGCAAGGTAACAGTCGTCGCTGCTCAATCC TGATAAACTCACCGGCAGAGAAAGAAGAAAGTACGAGTCCTAAGCTCACCAAGTACTGGCTCCAACGTTACAACCTCTTCTCTCGATACGACGAAGGTATCGAGATGGACGAAGAAGGATGGTACTCTGTAACCCCCGAGGAAATCGCAGTCAAACAAGCAGAGAGATGCCGCGGGAAAGTGGTAATCGATTGTTTCTCAGGCGTTGGTGGCAACACAATCCAATTTGCTAAAGT ATGTTCTTCCGTAATTGCTATAGACATTGATCCTGTGAAGGTCGAAATGGCTATTAACAACGCATTGGTTTATGGGGTTGATGACCGTGTTGATTATGTCGTTGGTGATTTCATTCACTTAGCTCCATCTCTCAAA GGAGATGTATTGTTTCTTTCACCACCATGGGGAGGACCAATGTATAACAAAGTTGAGACTTACACACTGGACATGCTCCAACCAAAAGACGG GTACAAACTGTTTCAGATTGCTCAAACCATTACGCCTAACATCATAATGTTTCTACCGCGAAATGTCGATTTAGCACAATTGGAAGAACTTGCTTGGCTCTCCTCGCCTCCTCTAACTCTTGAG ATAGAAGAAAACTGTGTTGGAGGAAGAATTAAAGGCATAACGGCTTATTTTAGTTGCTGTGCGGTTTAG
- the LOC103833434 gene encoding trimethylguanosine synthase isoform X3, with product MARKRKRSLLEQEKEESTSPKLTKYWLQRYNLFSRYDEGIEMDEEGWYSVTPEEIAVKQAERCRGKVVIDCFSGVGGNTIQFAKVCSSVIAIDIDPVKVEMAINNALVYGVDDRVDYVVGDFIHLAPSLKGDVLFLSPPWGGPMYNKVETYTLDMLQPKDGYKLFQIAQTITPNIIMFLPRNVDLAQLEELAWLSSPPLTLEIEENCVGGRIKGITAYFSCCAV from the exons ATGGCCAGGAAACGAAAACGATCGCTCTTGGAGCAAG AGAAAGAAGAAAGTACGAGTCCTAAGCTCACCAAGTACTGGCTCCAACGTTACAACCTCTTCTCTCGATACGACGAAGGTATCGAGATGGACGAAGAAGGATGGTACTCTGTAACCCCCGAGGAAATCGCAGTCAAACAAGCAGAGAGATGCCGCGGGAAAGTGGTAATCGATTGTTTCTCAGGCGTTGGTGGCAACACAATCCAATTTGCTAAAGT ATGTTCTTCCGTAATTGCTATAGACATTGATCCTGTGAAGGTCGAAATGGCTATTAACAACGCATTGGTTTATGGGGTTGATGACCGTGTTGATTATGTCGTTGGTGATTTCATTCACTTAGCTCCATCTCTCAAA GGAGATGTATTGTTTCTTTCACCACCATGGGGAGGACCAATGTATAACAAAGTTGAGACTTACACACTGGACATGCTCCAACCAAAAGACGG GTACAAACTGTTTCAGATTGCTCAAACCATTACGCCTAACATCATAATGTTTCTACCGCGAAATGTCGATTTAGCACAATTGGAAGAACTTGCTTGGCTCTCCTCGCCTCCTCTAACTCTTGAG ATAGAAGAAAACTGTGTTGGAGGAAGAATTAAAGGCATAACGGCTTATTTTAGTTGCTGTGCGGTTTAG
- the LOC103833433 gene encoding uncharacterized protein LOC103833433 isoform X2, with the protein MFSYNRRHWSTKQDIRQICTAKPLRSKHKMKKNNKRKLMLNSVTVIKKEKHQKSMKGIHLRKNKKNKWKLIQKLKSPCKLKGRNEEEEVSHHNTVLEQEHKKNKEKRKDEAYEKAKEKFQDEDGSKLDKLIQMLYDLNKQVEVIENVLGVTVMRVHATMMIQKVHQMMKMKKKKFLVVKEMQQMMKMMKKKFLIHSN; encoded by the exons ATGTTTTCTTACAACAGAAGACATTGGTCGACAAAGCAGGACATAAGACAAATATGTACAGCAAAACCTCTAAG gAGCAAACAcaagatgaagaagaacaaCAAACGGAAGTTGATGCTGAATTCGGTGACGGTGATAAAGAAAGAGAAACATCAAAAATCAATGAA GGGCATACACTTGAGGAAGAATAAGAAGAACAAATGGAAGCTGATACAGAAGTTGAAGAGTCCGTGCAAGTTGAAAGGCAGaaatgaagaagaggaagtaaG CCATCATAATACTGTTTTGGAACAAGAgcataagaaaaataaagagaaaagaaaagatgaaGCGTATGAGAAAGCTAAGGAGAAATTTCAAGATGAAGATGGTTCCAAACTCGATAAGTTAATCCAAATGCTTTATGATTTGAATAAACAAGTAGAAGTAATCGAGAATGtcttaggagtg ACGGTTATGAGAGTCCATGCAACTATGATGATACAAAAGGTGCACCAAatgatgaaaatgaagaagaagaaatttcTGGTGGTAAAAGAAATGCAACAGATGATGaaaatgatgaagaagaaatttCTGATACACAGCAACTAA